Proteins found in one Micromonospora sp. WMMD1082 genomic segment:
- the pth gene encoding aminoacyl-tRNA hydrolase, whose translation MTDETGPWLVVGLGNPGREYAGNRHNVGFMVVDLLAGRLGGRFGRHKRAVAEVAEGRLGLGGPKVVLAKPLTYMNLSGGPVAGLAQFYKVPAGRVIAVHDELDVGYGQLRAKCGGGEGGHNGLRSMSRSLGTKDYVRVRFGIGRPPGRQDPADYVLSDFSAVERKELDFLVDRAADVVESVVTRGVEPTQNLYHGS comes from the coding sequence GTGACGGACGAGACCGGGCCGTGGCTGGTGGTCGGCCTGGGCAACCCGGGCCGGGAGTACGCCGGCAACCGGCACAACGTCGGGTTCATGGTCGTCGACCTGCTGGCCGGACGGCTGGGGGGACGGTTCGGCCGGCACAAGCGGGCGGTGGCGGAGGTCGCCGAGGGGCGGCTCGGCCTGGGCGGGCCGAAGGTGGTGCTGGCGAAGCCGCTGACGTACATGAATCTGTCCGGTGGGCCGGTGGCCGGCCTGGCCCAGTTCTACAAGGTGCCGGCGGGCCGCGTGATCGCGGTGCACGACGAGTTGGACGTCGGCTACGGCCAGCTGCGGGCGAAGTGCGGCGGTGGCGAGGGCGGGCACAACGGCCTGCGGTCGATGTCGCGGTCGTTGGGCACGAAGGACTACGTGCGCGTACGGTTCGGCATCGGCCGGCCACCGGGGCGGCAGGACCCGGCGGACTATGTGCTGTCGGATTTCAGCGCGGTGGAGCGCAAGGAGTTGGACTTTCTGGTGGACCGGGCCGCCGACGTGGTGGAATCCGTGGTCACCCGGGGCGTGGAGCCGACGCAGAACCTCTACCACGGCAGTTGA
- a CDS encoding inositol monophosphatase family protein yields MGGPPMIDGAFARWLADRAGQALLGLRAELGFADAGALKSAGDKVSHDLIRTELAAWRPGDAVFSEEDEGSRLAWAAEVNAAAVSRLTADRVWIIDPLDGTREFSEEGRTDWAVHVALWARGGATPHGLVAGAVGLPAQHRVLGTDHPPAYPPMTPEAATVGGARRLRLAASRSRPPVFLTDLAEEVGAQLVPMGSAGAKIAAVVTGEVDAYIHAGGQYEWDSAAPVAVATATGLHASRIDGSALKYNEADPRLPDLLVCRKDLASRLLAALQRHCG; encoded by the coding sequence ATGGGCGGTCCACCGATGATCGACGGCGCGTTCGCGCGGTGGCTGGCGGATCGCGCGGGTCAGGCGCTGTTGGGGCTGCGGGCGGAGCTGGGTTTCGCCGATGCCGGTGCGTTGAAGTCGGCGGGCGACAAGGTCTCGCACGACCTGATCCGGACCGAGCTGGCGGCGTGGCGCCCGGGTGACGCGGTGTTCTCCGAGGAGGACGAGGGTTCCCGGCTGGCGTGGGCGGCCGAGGTGAACGCGGCCGCCGTTTCCCGGTTGACCGCCGACCGGGTCTGGATCATCGACCCGTTGGACGGTACGCGGGAGTTCAGCGAGGAGGGGCGTACGGACTGGGCGGTGCACGTGGCGCTCTGGGCTCGCGGCGGGGCCACGCCGCATGGTCTGGTCGCCGGTGCGGTGGGGTTGCCGGCCCAGCACCGGGTGCTGGGTACGGATCATCCGCCGGCCTATCCGCCGATGACGCCGGAGGCGGCGACCGTGGGCGGTGCCCGGCGGCTGCGGCTGGCGGCCAGTCGCAGTCGGCCTCCGGTGTTCCTGACCGACCTCGCTGAGGAGGTCGGGGCGCAGTTGGTGCCCATGGGCTCCGCCGGGGCGAAGATCGCCGCGGTGGTGACCGGTGAGGTGGACGCGTACATCCATGCCGGTGGTCAGTACGAGTGGGACTCGGCGGCGCCGGTGGCTGTGGCGACGGCCACCGGTCTGCACGCTTCCCGGATCGACGGTTCTGCGCTGAAATACAACGAGGCGGATCCGCGTCTGCCGGATCTGCTGGTGTGCCGCAAGGATCTCGCCAGCCGGTTACTTGCAGCGTTGCAGCGGCATTGCGGGTAA